The Opitutales bacterium ASA1 genome window below encodes:
- a CDS encoding aminotransferase class I/II-fold pyridoxal phosphate-dependent enzyme, translated as MDATRHPHKRVFLSPPHLGDDEFRFVREAFETNWIAQVGPQIDAFEAEFAKRYCATHAVAVSSGTAALHLAMRILDVGPGDEVLCSTLTFIASANPIVYRAARPVFVDSEETSWNMCPKRLEEALETRRRKGRRPKAVIVVDLYGQCANYAEIVPICEAYGVPIVEDAAEALGSCCNGVPAGAFGQMGAFSFNGNKIITTSGGGMFVSNDAAVAGRARYLATQAREQTAHYEHLEIGYNYRMSNVLAGIGLGQLRMLESRIQARRRIFEIYRQGLGDLPGVGFMPEAPWGRSTRWLTCITIDPAVAGTDREKVMLALQKESVESRPVWKPMHMQPVFLDMRTECFGGAVAERLYAQGLCLPSGSALQDDELERIIGLVRREFGR; from the coding sequence ATGGACGCGACCCGGCACCCGCACAAGCGCGTGTTTCTTTCGCCGCCGCACTTGGGCGACGACGAGTTTCGGTTCGTTCGGGAGGCGTTCGAGACCAACTGGATCGCGCAGGTGGGTCCACAGATCGATGCTTTCGAGGCGGAGTTCGCCAAGCGCTATTGCGCCACGCACGCGGTGGCGGTGTCGTCGGGCACCGCGGCGCTGCATCTGGCGATGCGCATCCTCGACGTGGGACCGGGCGACGAGGTGCTCTGCTCCACGCTCACCTTCATCGCCTCGGCCAATCCGATCGTGTATCGCGCGGCGCGTCCGGTGTTCGTCGACAGCGAGGAAACGTCTTGGAACATGTGCCCGAAGCGTCTGGAGGAGGCGCTGGAGACGCGACGGCGGAAGGGGCGTCGACCGAAGGCGGTGATCGTGGTCGATCTCTACGGCCAGTGCGCCAACTACGCCGAGATCGTCCCGATCTGCGAGGCCTACGGCGTGCCGATCGTGGAGGATGCGGCGGAGGCGCTGGGCTCGTGCTGCAATGGCGTGCCGGCCGGAGCGTTCGGGCAGATGGGGGCGTTTTCCTTCAACGGCAACAAGATCATCACGACCTCGGGCGGCGGCATGTTCGTCTCGAACGATGCGGCCGTGGCCGGGCGGGCGCGCTATCTGGCGACGCAGGCGCGCGAACAAACGGCGCATTACGAACACCTCGAGATCGGCTACAACTACCGGATGAGCAACGTGCTCGCGGGCATCGGCCTCGGGCAGTTGCGGATGTTGGAGAGCCGCATCCAAGCACGACGGAGGATCTTCGAGATCTACCGGCAGGGATTGGGCGATTTGCCCGGCGTGGGCTTCATGCCGGAGGCGCCGTGGGGACGGTCGACGCGCTGGCTGACGTGCATCACGATCGATCCGGCGGTCGCTGGGACGGATCGCGAGAAGGTGATGCTCGCCTTGCAGAAGGAGAGCGTCGAATCGCGGCCGGTGTGGAAACCGATGCACATGCAACCGGTGTTTCTGGACATGCGCACGGAGTGTTTCGGCGGAGCCGTCGCCGAGCGCCTCTACGCGCAGGGGCTGTGCCTGCCCTCCGGCTCGGCTCTGCAGGACGACGAACTCGAGCGTATCATCGGCCTCGTGCGCCGGGAGTTCGGGCGGTAG
- a CDS encoding sugar transferase, translated as MKRLFDFCVALVALVVLAPVIAVVALLVRVKLGSPVLFRQERPGLHGRTFTLLKFRSMRDAVDAHGHALPDAERLPPFGRMLRSTSLDELPELWNVLKGEMSLVGPRPLLVKYLPLYTPEQARRHDVRPGITGLAQVNGRNRQSWEERFAVDVWYVDNRTFWMDLKILVRTVFKVLARHDVVDTAGGHATKGEFTGTPVPAEARSKE; from the coding sequence ATGAAACGTCTCTTCGATTTTTGCGTGGCGCTCGTGGCGCTCGTCGTGCTCGCGCCCGTGATCGCGGTCGTGGCGCTGCTCGTGCGCGTGAAGCTCGGGTCGCCCGTGCTCTTCCGGCAGGAGCGCCCCGGGTTGCATGGGCGCACCTTCACCCTGTTGAAGTTCCGCAGCATGCGCGATGCGGTGGACGCGCACGGGCACGCCTTGCCGGACGCCGAGCGGTTGCCTCCGTTCGGCCGGATGCTGCGTTCCACGAGCCTGGACGAACTGCCCGAGTTGTGGAACGTGCTGAAAGGCGAGATGAGCCTGGTGGGACCGCGACCGCTGTTGGTGAAGTACCTTCCGCTCTACACGCCCGAACAGGCGCGCCGGCACGACGTGCGGCCGGGCATCACGGGGCTCGCGCAAGTGAACGGACGCAACCGCCAGAGCTGGGAGGAACGCTTTGCGGTGGACGTGTGGTACGTGGACAACCGCACCTTCTGGATGGACCTGAAGATCCTCGTGCGGACCGTGTTCAAGGTCTTGGCGCGTCATGACGTCGTGGATACGGCCGGCGGCCACGCGACGAAAGGCGAGTTCACGGGCACGCCGGTGCCCGCGGAAGCAAGAAGCAAGGAGTAA
- the vioB gene encoding dTDP-4-amino-4,6-dideoxy-D-glucose acetyltransferase VioB yields the protein MRKLIILGAGGFGREVLTWARQSVQHGTEWEVKGFLDDREAAELKQPLHAPLLGRIADYQPQAEDVFLCAMGTPAMKRACIENVQARGGTFTQLIHRTAIVGDEVELADGVIVCPYAIVSGYSSIGRGVALNMHATVDHDATVGEYTQINCHCDLTGMVSVGCEVYFGSHVSVAPGVTIGDRAYLGIGTVVLRDVAAGTKMFGVPARRVE from the coding sequence ATGCGTAAACTGATCATTCTCGGAGCGGGCGGGTTCGGCCGCGAAGTACTGACATGGGCCCGACAGTCCGTGCAACACGGCACGGAGTGGGAGGTGAAAGGATTTCTCGACGACCGCGAGGCGGCGGAGTTGAAACAACCACTGCACGCGCCGCTGCTCGGCCGTATCGCCGACTATCAACCGCAGGCCGAGGACGTGTTTCTCTGTGCCATGGGCACGCCTGCGATGAAGCGGGCTTGCATCGAGAACGTGCAGGCGCGCGGGGGAACGTTCACCCAGTTGATCCATCGCACCGCCATCGTGGGCGACGAGGTGGAACTGGCGGACGGGGTGATCGTGTGTCCCTATGCGATCGTGTCCGGGTATTCCTCGATCGGACGCGGGGTGGCGCTGAACATGCACGCGACCGTCGACCACGATGCGACGGTGGGCGAGTACACGCAAATCAACTGTCATTGCGACCTCACGGGTATGGTGTCCGTGGGATGCGAAGTGTATTTCGGAAGTCACGTCAGCGTGGCTCCGGGAGTGACGATCGGAGACCGTGCGTATCTCGGCATCGGCACCGTCGTGCTGCGCGATGTTGCGGCGGGAACGAAGATGTTCGGCGTGCCGGCGAGGCGGGTGGAGTGA
- a CDS encoding DUF433 domain-containing protein codes for MDLLSRITIEPGKCGGKPCVRGYRLRVRDVLELLAKGASFDEVLEDYPFLERDDILACLQFGAVQSDALILRAS; via the coding sequence ATGGATCTCTTGAGCCGCATCACGATCGAACCCGGCAAGTGCGGGGGAAAGCCTTGTGTTCGGGGCTATCGTCTGCGTGTGCGAGACGTGTTGGAACTCTTGGCGAAGGGAGCCAGTTTCGACGAGGTGTTGGAAGACTACCCCTTTCTCGAGCGAGACGACATTCTCGCGTGTTTGCAGTTTGGTGCCGTCCAAAGCGATGCTTTGATCCTGCGCGCGAGCTGA
- a CDS encoding nucleotidyltransferase domain-containing protein, with amino-acid sequence MPRFLEQHRDAIVEICRRFGVRQLSVFGSVLRNDFGPDSDVDFLVDFDRNSEFDAFSQYFGLKEALEATLGREVDLVSIHAIRSPVFRDEVERTRSSLYVAA; translated from the coding sequence ATGCCTCGGTTTCTGGAGCAGCACAGGGATGCGATCGTGGAGATTTGCCGCCGCTTCGGCGTCAGGCAGCTTTCCGTCTTCGGATCGGTTCTGCGGAACGATTTCGGCCCCGACAGCGATGTCGACTTTCTGGTCGACTTCGACCGCAACTCCGAATTCGACGCCTTCTCGCAGTATTTCGGGCTGAAAGAGGCGCTGGAAGCCACCCTCGGTCGCGAAGTCGATCTCGTTTCGATCCATGCAATCCGGAGCCCGGTGTTTCGAGACGAAGTGGAGCGGACCCGCAGTTCTCTGTATGTAGCTGCCTGA
- a CDS encoding DUF3368 domain-containing protein — protein MLELEAVIVADSGPLIGLGKIGRLELLRQLARSVVIPGPVWREVVEAGGGRVEAEEVRRLFSADVVEPEASLVDAYRLFLGAGEASALALAAGRPNALLLMDDARARRIAAAQGFRCLGSIGLLLRAKKHGYLVAIGPEIQALRRCGIFLGDEIVAQVLRAAEEDGRKAEDGD, from the coding sequence TTGCTCGAGCTTGAAGCCGTCATCGTGGCCGATTCTGGTCCGCTCATCGGGCTCGGGAAGATCGGTCGTCTGGAATTGCTGCGCCAACTGGCACGTAGCGTTGTAATCCCCGGACCCGTATGGCGGGAAGTCGTGGAAGCGGGCGGGGGACGTGTGGAGGCCGAGGAAGTGAGGCGGCTCTTCTCTGCCGACGTCGTCGAACCCGAGGCGTCGCTTGTCGACGCCTACCGCTTGTTTCTGGGAGCCGGGGAAGCCTCGGCACTCGCGTTGGCCGCAGGGCGCCCCAATGCGCTCTTGTTGATGGACGATGCGCGTGCTCGTCGGATCGCCGCGGCACAGGGATTTCGATGCCTCGGATCGATCGGATTGCTGCTCCGTGCGAAGAAGCATGGCTATCTCGTTGCGATAGGCCCGGAAATCCAGGCGCTTCGAAGGTGCGGGATTTTTCTCGGCGACGAGATTGTGGCTCAGGTGTTGCGTGCGGCGGAAGAGGACGGGCGGAAGGCAGAGGACGGCGACTGA
- a CDS encoding SDR family oxidoreductase, translating into MQGNILITGVSRGLGLAIARAVVAAGWNVYGVSRTLSDEYRSLMEGEPSRVFFRAFDLSDADGVKAGLFGDFVPFGVPLHGFVNNAAQAYDDIVTNLDAERLRSMYAVNVFAPMMATKYAIRNMLFNRVKGAIVHVSSISVHTGYKGLAMYASTKGALEAFSKNTAREWGERGIRSNCVVAGFMETAMSGTLSEEQRERIHQRTALKEATRLESVADTIVFLLGDGAASVTGQNVFVDSGTI; encoded by the coding sequence ATGCAAGGCAATATACTGATCACGGGAGTCTCCCGGGGACTCGGACTCGCGATCGCACGGGCCGTGGTCGCGGCCGGTTGGAACGTGTATGGGGTGAGCCGCACGCTTTCCGACGAGTATCGTTCATTGATGGAAGGCGAGCCGTCCCGTGTGTTCTTCCGTGCCTTCGATCTGAGCGACGCGGACGGCGTGAAAGCAGGGCTCTTCGGCGATTTCGTGCCTTTCGGTGTGCCGCTGCACGGCTTCGTGAACAACGCGGCCCAGGCCTACGACGACATCGTGACCAACCTCGATGCCGAGCGCCTGCGGTCGATGTACGCGGTCAATGTCTTCGCGCCGATGATGGCGACCAAGTACGCCATCCGGAACATGCTCTTCAATCGCGTGAAGGGAGCCATCGTGCACGTGTCCTCGATCAGCGTGCACACGGGTTACAAGGGGCTGGCCATGTATGCCTCGACCAAGGGAGCGTTGGAGGCGTTTTCGAAGAACACGGCGCGCGAGTGGGGCGAGCGCGGGATCCGGTCGAACTGTGTCGTCGCGGGCTTCATGGAGACCGCGATGAGCGGAACGCTTTCGGAGGAACAGCGGGAGCGCATCCACCAGCGCACCGCACTCAAAGAGGCGACACGTCTGGAGTCCGTCGCGGACACGATCGTCTTTCTCCTCGGCGACGGTGCGGCCTCGGTGACGGGGCAGAACGTCTTCGTGGACTCGGGAACGATATAG